The DNA region CAAAGATGTTGCATTTTGAACCATAAATCCATTCGAAATTTTTAATTCCATTCCACGTGCTCTTcccaatttattattttttctcctgCTGCTCATGTCCCGTTAAAATTGGTTTGGTTGTTGCACTGACTTCTCCTCCAAAGATGGCATAGTCATATGAACATGTGTGGGAGCAGTTAACCCCCCTTTTTGGGAAAAATCATAGAACCATTTAACCAATTAAATAATTtgtacatttcaaaaaaaaaatactaaataattTGTGTTTGAATACTGTTATTCCAAATTATAAGTAGACAAATTCTTTGCTTAATCGTGGTGGTGCACAATCGTGTGAGTGGCTGAGATCAGGTGTGGAAcaatgagaaaatgagaattaataCACAAAATTCATACAAAAGATACTTTAATGCTCAAGTTActaataaattatataattttttttaaatctaaaaGCGCAATATAAATCAATTTAATCATATTTAGGTTACAATGTAATTAAACTTTTATATATAGAGAGATGTTGattattttccgatgtagcaaaaaaaaaaaagagatgttGATCAAGTCGGTAGTGATAGGAGCTTTTGGCCTTCGTCAATTTGTTTAATTGATTAGTAGCTAACTTTTGATTGAGGTATCAATATTGTTTAGGCAAACTTGTATCGCAAGAAAATTGGGTATTACTCTCATCTATATGTAATGACCAAAAATCAACAAGCACAACTTGGCTTTGGCCCCAGCTTCACATGGAGAAGCATCCTGGGAGCTAAATCAGTGATAGACGTACAGCGGGTCAATTTGGAGAATAGGAAATGGTAATTCAGTGAGAATCTGGCAGGAGAAATGGTTGCCTAATATGCTAGCACCAAGGACAAGTATCGAGACAAAAAACTCTGAACTACAACCAGTTTGGGTTTCAGAGTCAGTCAAAAGTGAAACTAACATGTGGGACACCTAAAGGATTGCTGCAATTTTCACACAAACAGAAGCGGAAATGATTTTAAAAATCCCCCTGCCATCTCAAGCTACAGAAGATCAACTCATGTGGAATCACTCCAAGCAGAGGAACTACACGGTCAAGTCGGGGCACCACTCAATCCTCTCCAACATCGATGAGGGCTCCACCTCCAATCCAAACACCAGCTCCATCTGGCCCATTATCTAGGAAGTGAACACTCAACCGCGCTGCAAAGAATTTATGTGGAGTGTAGCCCATAACGCCCTACCGGTTAAGGTGAATCTCTAACGAAGAGGTATCTCCACAGACCTTATCTGCCCCCTCTGCGGTGAAGATCAAGAATAAGCTTGCCATGCTATCCTCACTTGTCCAGAGGTTAGAGCCATTTGGTTCATCTCCCCGCTTGGGCTACACATCAACTTAGTAGAAGGCATGGACTTCAAAGCTTGGCTAGAGTATTTGCTATCTACCCTTCCTGACTCTGGACAACAATGGCTTTCTCTTTGGGTTGGGCCATTTGGAAAAGAAGAAATATGTGGGTCTTTGACCAAAAGAAGTTGCCACCTGACCAAGTGATCCTCCAAGCGTCCAGAATGATGATACCAGAAGCTGAGCCAAAGGAGCGCCAATCGAACCAGGAGTCCCCAATTCCCCCTTGTTGGAAACCCCCAGGAATAGGCTAGCGCAAAGCGAATTTCGACGCCTCCATCCGCGAAGGAAGAGGACTAGTCTGGGAGTGATATACAGGGACCACGTAGGCAGCAGGAACTTCATTCATCCAGGCAAATTATGAACCAACGACTGCAGAGGCCCTATCTCTTCGAAGATCCATCATCCTGGCCGGAGAATTGGGATTTCAAAACCTTGAGTTGGAATCAGATTGCCTCCAACTTGTCCAAGCTTGGGACAGATTAAGTCCCCACAACAATTACCTGCCTTCAATTGTCTAGGATTGCAAGTCACTTTGCTCTTCCTTTCTTAATTGTAGTTTAAAGTGTTGTAATAGATTGTCTAATGGTGTAGTTGGTCACCTAGCTAAGTTAGCTTTTGATTACCAGGATCAGGTTTAGGTAGGATTTGATTCCTCTGGTACATCTCTTTTGATCCAGCATGATGCTGCAAGTTGTACCCGTTTTGAAGCTTTTACCTCTTAGTTAATGCAAATTGgaacttaaaaaaaattctaacgAATTGCTGACAGTCTAGAATTCGTAGGTATAAGTTTTGTCAGTAAAATTTACCCACGACTAGGTATTGACATAACCATACATAATCGGTGGTCTAGACAGTTGATAAATGATTTGGCCTGGAAAAAAATTCACGGAAATTAAATATCACATTAATTAACTTATGGAAATTCCTTCCACATATGTGAATTTTCATCTTTGATAAAATGATCAGTTTTTTTTCGTCTATTTAACGAGTGAGTTATCTAAATGACTCTAGATATAATTTAGATTAAGTCACTCCATTTCTTGGTAGACTAATGACATATAAGTATTTGtatcttaaatattattagtttaCTTAAAACTGTGATGATTTAACTCAAACCGTGTCTAGTCTCATTTAGAGGTGCTTGCTTGGATGCCCATAAATTCAAATGAGTGTAGGCTACAGGAGTGAGGTGTACCAGTAATATATGAACACTTAATATGACAAGTGATGACTATATCCTTATTTACACTATTCAATTATGACCCCAATTGAGTTATAGATTACTAAATATGCCCTCACTCTTTTTTGTAATTATGTATGTAAATATTTTGCCACTGTTAATATTACTTTTTACCATGTATTGAGATTAGGGTGGCTGAACTTCCACCAAATGCGTGGATTGTATGTATTCTCTGTCATTCTTCCCTTTGTGCACGCCGTCAAGCTTAATTCTTCCTTGTGTTTGTCGTGTTCTTCCTTGTCTGGTTCAATTAGAGACCAGTTTAATATAGACTAGAGGAGAGCCAACACTTGATGAATTTTATCAACAATTGAAACACCTAATAAGCTTCAAGGTGCTCTTTGATCCGCAAGAAGTTTATTATCCTAGTGCAGAAATGTACTTTGCAATCTGATTAATATAATATGCGAATTAAAACAGAGCAAGGGGCAGGGAGAAACAACGCATAACTCCCCTGCATCTGCCAAGTATACACAGGGAAAATACCCAACCCACCAACACTAATTCAAACAGTCACAGACACGATTTCCTACCAAACTATCACAAATACACCCAGACGCCACAAGGAGGTAGTCAACCAGGCTTATGTGACTCTCAATGGATACAGAAAAAACCCCCAAAATGTATTCACTCGTGATAGGAAAACAAGGCAGGGCAACCCAATTTCCAAATAATCTATAGAACACGATAAAATCAACAAGGATTCCATAATCTATAAAATCAACGGGAAACGAATCTCAGATTGACACTAAAGCCTTCGAACCCAAGCACTCCGAACCCTAACTGGAACCTTTCTATGGAGCCCCAAACCACCAACTCGATGCAGATTCAGTAAATTGCGCACAAAAGGTGAGGCGAATTGATCACAATTGGAAAATCAGAGGCGAAGGGAACCCGGAACGTGAGGCGAATTCAAACCCAGAAGGTGAGGCGACCAAATCAGAAGAAGAGATAGAACCCTAAAACCAGAGGATGAAAAGAAGGTGAACAGAAGTGAAACGAGGTGAAAGAAGGTCaacaaattgatctcattcaaCATCCTATTTTTTCACCTAACATAAGGACTGAATTCGGAAATTGGAATGTTATAGGGTTAGTTTATTATTACAATAAACATACAGGGTGGATTCAGAGTTTCAAGAAGtccaaaataatataaataaataatttaacccaaaaaaatttTGCTTGTACCAGAGGAAATGCCTCATTTAGATATCTCATTTAAACAAGCTAcacaaaatttagaaaaaatttcTGAAACTGGAAAAGTTTTTTACACAATATTCAATTGATTTCCATCATatcaaaaatttattttatttttaatttatatgacaTAGTTTGAATGATTGTGGTttgggtaatgatatatacacacctctttttttatacacttcatttccacctatttttatttctatctctctcatcttattatctatcacatcttatactttctcactctaactttttattttcttcctatctctctcttcctccaccttattccacctcattttgaggtgtgaataaataattattgattgTGATTTTACACCGGTGAATAGTATACATCAAAAATTAAACTCATCGTGAATATACAAGTTGGTATGTAAAGTACAAAGTACAAACCCATTATTTTAtgctatatatattatttaaactTTGGTTGCCCAAACAAATGACTGTGTCTGGGGTCTTTAATTTGTCTCCTTCATCTCTCTCTTgctttgcttcttcttcttcttctcttcagcTCTCTTTCTACTCCCTTTTCTTTATCTGCACTCTCCTTCTGTCTGTTTATCAATTCCTTTTCCATCAacacaacttttttttatattcacTCCACTCACCACTTCTCTTAAAATAAACCATAAACACAAAAGCAAGGGTTTTTTAAAACATAGTTTGCTCTACTATTTTTTACtaatatcaatattttttttcctttttttatgaataaaaatTGTATATCTCTCTCTTCGTTTGATATGTCCATGGCTGGTTTGGATTTAGGcacaccatcatcatcacacTTCCTTCAAAACCTCCACAGAGAAGATCACTTCAACcttcagcagcagcaacagcaacaaccaCAGGAATCGGAGGAAGAACCCAACCACAACTCCGACCCGTTTTCAGCTGAAGATGGACCACGCTCCGGCGACTTGGTTGGCCGTCGACCACGCGGCCGGCCACCGGGGTCGAAGAACAAGCAGAAGCCGCCGGTTATCATAACTCGGGAGAGCGCCAACACGCTCCGGGCACACATCCTTGAAGTTGGGAACGGCTGCGACGTGTTTGACTGCGTCGCCACCTACGCGCGGCGGCGCCAGCGCGGGATCTGTGTGCTCAGCGGCAGCGGCACCGTCACCAATGTCAGCCTGAGGCAGCCGGCGTCTGCGGGATCCGTTGTTTCCCTCCATGGAAGGTTTGAGATACTGTCACTCTCGGGATCTTTTCTGCCGCCGCCGGCTCCGCCGGGGGCAACCAGCTTGACGATTTACTTGGCCGGAGGGCAGGGGCAGGTAGTTGGTGGGAGTGTGGTGGGGGAGTTGACCGCGGCGGGTCCCGTGATTGTGATCGCGGCCTCGTTCACCAACGTGGCTTATGAGCGGTTACCTttggatgaggaagaagaacaaCAGCTTCAGATGCAACAACCACCTACgcctggtggtggtggcggcgatgtgGTGACCACCAACGCGTTTCCAGACCCGTCGTCGGGGCTTCCGTTTTTCAACTTGCCGCTGACGACGGCGATGCAGAGTAATGTTTCATTGCCAGCTGTGGATCATGGTTGGGCGGGAAATTCGGCGGCGGCACGTTCTTCATTTTGAGggtgtttgtttgttttgttaatCTAATGTGGTTGAATATTGATCCATCGCTAGTTGATGATCAAACTATGGTGAATTGAGGTCAGCAAATTCATGCACTTCATTTATATGATGATATAATTTAGGTCATCTTCATCTTGTTTTCTTGTTTCTGTTGCTCATGGATTGTAAGATGTAGTAGTGAGTTTGAGTTGTACTTGTTCGACTTAATTAATTGGTGTACTCTCATGGGTTTTGGTATATGAATATCGATCTTTGGGATTATTCCCTTGTGTCTACTATGTATATGGTGAACTAGTTATACATCTTAGTCAGTTTCTTACTTTTTCTGCTTTAAATGTTAATTTGAGGGATTCAGACTTTAGACAAGCATTTACACAGGCCACATGGATGGCACACCTTGTTGTCGTTAAACATGAAGCAATATAGTAGCTCCCATACCAACTAGCCATTATTTTTAGATTTTTCACCTTTCTACTTCACATCTCAACTTGCAGGTTGGTTTCTATTTTAAATACCATCCAGCTAAAAACAACTTCCCTCCATGGTTTAATGTATCAATAATTAAAtatctctctatatatatagatatatctATATTTTGTATGTATAGGTACTTAAGTTTTGGCATTGAATTTACTGTGATTAATTTATTCCTGGAAGAACTCATCAACAATCGCACATATATAAGATCAGATTTAATTATATTTGCTTGATCAGACTGAACTATAAATCACACTCTTGGTTCtgcattgcttataaaaaataaaaaaactcttgGTTCTACATTTATCAGTCTTCACAAGTGTACTGGTATGGGCGTATCAGCTTTATGTATTGGGCTTCCCATTATTGGTACAATTATtgggccaggcgacccatgaTCCCTAGCGGGTCAAAACCAAGCTATAAAAGACagacaccacccaagcggtgggggatctaacattttcacgcatttttcATCTTGTTTGTTCCTTATCGCTCTCAATTGCTTAGCCCTTGCTTGATTTTTCATTGGTCTATTTTACATTCCTTTCGTTCTAAATCGATTAGCCCGAGAGGATAGTTCCATACCGGAatattggcgcccaccgtggggccagGTAAAACTTCCCCACTTCCACAAATTCATCCGTCACCGGATCATCATGACAAGCTTTTCTCCAACCACCGCTTTCATCCTTTTCCCTTGCCAATCCTCATCTGGAGTTCAAATATGTTATCTCGCATTTCATCATTGGTCACAAGCAAGTAACTAAGTTTCATGGCAGCGTACAACCGATATCAATCCTCTTCTCTGAATTTACAATCGCTAAGcaccatttttctcttcatcatCCTCTGAGCCGTCATCATCGATCTGCCACCAAACTACCCATAATTCACAAAACCAGAAAACAAAATAGATCGAGGAAAAGGGAAGGGGACGAAGAGGAGAACAGAAATTCGCAGCGGCGCGGTCTCCAACGGCGGGGCGGAAGTTCAGGCGCGGGCGAAATTGATGCTTGACGACGGGATATACAATTTCAACCGCCAATTAGGAGTTGAAGCCATCACTTTTGAGTTGAAACCGCCCACTCAATATCAACCGCCAACTCTAAATTTAATAGCCATTTTGTCTCAACTGCCACTTCGGAGTTGGAACCGCTCATTTTGTCTCAACCGCCATCTCTGAATCGAAATTGTTCATACTTGCATATGAGTTGCATCAAACCAAATTGATTCAGGACCATTCCAATAGATCCTTGTTTCTTCAAATTTTTCTTCTACTTTTTGTTTCGGTTCTGTTTCCATTAGATTTGTGCTTTGATTATCAatagtttaaaattaatttcatcATTCTCTTCTGTGCTTTTGATATGAGACAGAGAGGAGCATGGTAGATTAAGAAGAATAAGCCTATGAGTTGGAGCATGCCAACTGTTTGACGAAATGCTTCAGAAAAGCATTGTTTTTTTGCATGCCACAGTTTTAGAATCGGCACAAAGAGGATGACTTCTTTCCTGTTGCTGGTAGCGGTACATCCAGTGTCGGCATAGCGGAGAGTGATTGCAAACAAAATGGCAGATTATTGATTTTGGTTGAGCAAACTGAGGCGATGGTGACTAGGCGAACTGATTGACATTAGTGTTCGAACAATGCCAAGAACTGGAGTCCAAATGACATGTTGGGTTTGCACATTCTAACTTATCTTTATCTGAATTTTTATGTGTTGGATGAAATGTTTATGTGCTTGTGTTAATCAGTAATTGAATATGAGTCTGAATGTATGTTGACATGTTTGAGTTCATTATGTGAAAATTATGGTGAAATTAATCTTATCTGTATTGTGAAGCTATTAAATAGAATGAGTGATCATTTGATTTTGGTAATTGAAGCATGTTAACCTTCTTTCCTAAACAATGCATATTTCTTATGCTTTGTGCTTGCTGAACAGTTTTTAAAAGTGTTTAAAGGGAAATATTCTTGAACCTGTTATTTTAAGCTCTACGTGCTATGCTACTTGTTTTGCTgtgattttgattctgatgtTTGTGTTGCAAAGCATGATTTGCTTGTTTCTGCTATTTATGCTTTGAAGCATGATTTGCCATGAGTTGGGCCAAATGAAAGAAAGTGGCAGAGTAGGCTGTAAAATGGTCTTTGATACAGGAAAAGTGAGTGTCTTAAGGACATTGGTTACATTTTGAACTTCATGCTTTGATAGTCATTAGTTAATTAGTTAGTTCTTTTACTTAATTGTGCTAAGTACTTCCCTATTAATGTTCATAATGTTTTAGTCTTTCCTCACTTATTGCGCTCATCCATACCTGCTAGTTTTGTACTATCAATTATCCTGTCAATGCCATTCAGTTTTGAAGTAAATGGACATTGTATCAAAACAGAATTATGCTTGGTTATATTTGTTTTAAATATACACGCCTGTGCTGGAACTGATTTTATTTCGGATACTTTATTTAAGCTGAAAATCTGCACATAGAGCACATATTTCAGGATCTTAAAGAGGGTGAAAATTCCAAGTTTTCCACCATGCTTGTATTTTAACATTTTATTGGATTATTTAACTATTGCAATTGTGAACTCAGAAAAAGCTCCTGGGAGTTACTGCTTCTCAGAATCTAATACAGTTTACTTGCGAAAATGAGGATTGTGAAAGCCGCTGGGTAAAGGAATACTTCTGGCACATCGACTGTTTTAGGAAGCTCAATGTCAAGGTTAGACGCAAATTGGACCGCCCTTCCAAAGTCTCAAAGGCGCAAAGATATGGCATATGTGTTGGTGACTTTCAAAAGTGTCCTTCGCCGGGAGGTTGGTTCGCTTATCAGCCCCTTCATGGCAGATTTGATTTGTTTCATGCTATCCGTAAATCAGGTGATGAGTTGATTAAAAACAGTCAAAGCATAAAACATTATGTACAGAAAAAGAAAGGAgcaacaggtatgcactcttttctctaccccaggcgggagagtttttaacgaggcataacctttttaaaaatgttcaagGGCGTAACATTTcatatgcactcttttctctaccccaggcgggagagtttttaacgaggcataacctttttaaaaatgttcaagGGCGTAACATTTCATTTCTtcccatagcggaaacttatcaactaaggtctatcaattgggcgacgtcagacaattgagaaaagagtaagtctcttaaaacaagagcatttgaccacgaattcataagcacagtcttaaattggatttaagcttgtccaaaataagcacaagtctccacgcgagcatattaatgaaatcaaatatcgtgactttgatttccatgaataactatgtcaaaaataaaaattttgactaagttatatacacaaaggccttatgattccaaagtagttgattaagtttaaactttacaAAATTTCTGAGATTTACTCAAGAGTATTTTACTATATACAGTAAAGAAAGGCGggatgattctgatgaaaagTCGTATTCGAACTTGATAGAAAAATGATAAGATTATTGGGCGATATTAAACAATATCGTCCTTTGGGTGATATTAAACAATATCGTTTTTTATGATAAAGTTCATCTTACAAAGGATGCATTACACTGAGCATAGATGAATGTGCAAGCGATGTGAAGTAAGTGTGTTCCATATTATTGATTTACATTTAAgtctttaacttttattttgtcTAAGTTTCAAATTATTGTGCATTATTACTTGTGGTATTATGAGAGCAGGTTGTGATCATGGTTTAGGGGAAGAGAAAATTAATCATGATAATGACAGTGAGGCTGTGATTGATGCGAAGAGACGATTTGGGTTGCACACGCTACACAAAGATCAAGAAGTAACAACATAAGTTGAAATGACAAAGGAATGATTACTTAGCTTTTTTATgccttttaaaattttgattttggagcCTGTGTGCCCATTATTTCCTTTGCACATTTTGGGCGTGTCAATTACTTGTTAGTCTTTGTATAGTGTTGGGTGAGTTGATTACTTGTGGGCTTGATCAGAAGACACACTTCATCTTAAAGTTTTTAAGActtggtgtcttgtgggcttgtgtactgGTATGGGCGTATCAGCTTTATGTATTGGGCTTCCCATTATTGGTACAATTATtgggccaggcgacccatgaTCCCTAGCGGGTCAAAACCAAGCTATAAAAGACagacaccacccaagcggtgggggatctaacattttcacgcatttttcATCTTGTTTGTTCCTTATCGCTCTCAATTGCTTAGCCCTTGCTTGATTTTTCATTGGTCTATTTTACATTCTTTCGTTCTAAATCGATTAGCCCGAGAGGatagttccataccggaacaacAAGCTAGTTATTGGTAAACTCAATTGCCTAATTAATGTATGTTTATCGTGGCTAGCTAGCAGTCATATCACATGTCAGATGCATTATGTTTCTCCCTAACATTTTGTTTGAGGCTGATGTGGAAGTGAAAACTGGTATTCATCAATACATTcaataacttaattttttttagttataaGACAAAATTGAAGTGAATAGAAAGTACAACGAAGATTTCAACTCAATACAAAAATAAGAGTTTAGCAAACAGAAAAGAGTACGTTGTCTCAgattcaattttcaattttctattttcatggTCAGATGTTATACGATGAAACCTATATAGCTCTTAGATTAAGTGATGAGCTAGTGAATTAAAAGTCCAGTTCTCCAGCTAGTAAATTAATCATCTTTTGGTAGAAAAGGGGTCGTCTTTGCCTAAAGGTAAATGCCCTAACCTTTTAGCGGAGCAATGGAGAAGAGAAGTGATCAGCATGCAGATAATTAGCTTCATGTTGCCTTCCACATATTAAAACCCCCATTTGGTTTATCTATGTGCTTAAGCTTGCTAGTTATCAACATAATTATAGATTGTGGGGAATTGTTCTTTTCTAACTAAGTCGCTGAGCACTTTGGATTTGCACCAGCTTAATTACAATATATGCTTAGCTTGGGGCCTATAAAAAATACTAATGCTTTGCTTGGGTTTTAGACATATTGCTCATCTTTCAAATCTGAAAGATCATTGCATGCAATTAATTTGTAGTTAAGTTAGAGAGGACATGAGTTGTATAACTTACATCATGTATGATTAAATAGCTAGCTTCCTAATTAATACCTAATTACTAATATTAATTAGGAAGCTATTTAGGTTTGTTTAAATTACACCGGTGTACCGGTATTTATAAGCAATTTATATTAGTTCCGTCTCCTTTTTTTTACGTTGAAAGATTAAATTACACCCTCCAAGAATTGAATCGTGGATCTTTCCCTCCCCAACTCATATGAACTATCATTCAGAGAGATTAGATCCATCTCAAATTAGCAATGAGAATTGAGAACTCTAATTAGTTTCCTCTTTTTATTGTAT from Lotus japonicus ecotype B-129 chromosome 2, LjGifu_v1.2 includes:
- the LOC130740962 gene encoding AT-hook motif nuclear-localized protein 23-like, whose translation is MNKNCISLSSFDMSMAGLDLGTPSSSHFLQNLHREDHFNLQQQQQQQPQESEEEPNHNSDPFSAEDGPRSGDLVGRRPRGRPPGSKNKQKPPVIITRESANTLRAHILEVGNGCDVFDCVATYARRRQRGICVLSGSGTVTNVSLRQPASAGSVVSLHGRFEILSLSGSFLPPPAPPGATSLTIYLAGGQGQVVGGSVVGELTAAGPVIVIAASFTNVAYERLPLDEEEEQQLQMQQPPTPGGGGGDVVTTNAFPDPSSGLPFFNLPLTTAMQSNVSLPAVDHGWAGNSAAARSSF